agcttccagtgagtggtcccctGGCAGACAgtttgtcgtccaggcaggactggaatgtttgcaaataagatggatctctaagacaactcacgttgtaaaatgcgcgaactgtctgggcacattttggatggcgaggcgcaatgcgcatttgaagagtcgctctaaccaatcggtggtctgtcgagcattcagctcctctcatgactCTGGtaatctgtacatcctggatgtctcgccggcgtacaatgatgtagtcaatgagatgccactgttttgatcgtgggtcatccacgttgttttatatttgttcgccattctgaacacagtgttcgtgatggtgagttcgaactctgagcatttgctaagtagcagtaggccattgttgttcattttgcccatgctgtgtttgccgagcactcctttccatctttcatggtcctggccaacgcaggcattgaagtctcccagtagtatcagcttgtcatttgtgggcactgagtgcaggacggcactcaggtcagagtagaactgctcgatggtctcctctgtgctggtcagtgttggggcatatgcgctgatgactGTGGCATAACAGtatttgctgagaggcaaacggatcttcatgagcctctcgctgatgcccacaggcaagactggcagctgtttgagcaaactggtcttgatagccaggccaacaccgtggactctgtcttcatttgtggctccacctttccagaagaaggtgtatccagtgatGGGTTCTCTGAGTGACCCCTCTTCTAGTAAGTGTGTTTCGCTTAGGACTGctatgtcgatgttatatcgcgccagttctttaccgattagagctgttcttctctcagatcttggggtattctctctatcaagtaatgtcctgatgttccatgctcctagtaggagtttctttgtattttgtttcttttgatttcaacagcttaaaggggatgacccgccagccgcggtgtgctgaccgggtgtttgtagggcaggcaatgtttgggacaccttttctagtcctctcccttgattagggtgagcagtgctgtcctagagagggctgctcagtcacccaggatgctgccgaacgtccctgctgcccacagggccgagtgaccactggtctgtgggccgcctacatgcaggatcatgactacaactgccagtggtcacctccacctgttgcgtcaccactcccccattgccgcaggtcttgaagagggtggactggacagggtcaggatagatgagtgtgcacaaagatatttgtgcgtgaaagagatttaagtggaaaagtcgatgcacagagacagtccgactctctcggcgttggaagcctgggtccattggcacaaaaattgttacgtctggagacttcctcagctgcattgggtggccatgttgtcttttgtgctccaacatgccctaagcactccacagtgctttgctgcatctccatctcagccattgaaccttctatGGAAcgatcaaatgtgacagacttagctactaataacagtgcaatgatccagaacaattctgaggaatttgtgacgaaaatgctatctacttccagagaaacaactgtttgagtaggaatgcagaagaaaacatatgatttatctcttgtttatttaggtatatgctttgggatttgggttttataagatgattcatttacaaaaatgagtaatatggaaatatgttttgtgtgatagtaaatgcataacccagatttaattgcttgccagctccaggtgGAAAGATGGaggggagataatttggatcacataacttcataaaagttatgtggaaatttgttattaaaataataataataatttttttttaagagagaaggtcATGATTCTATGCtggacaattttttttctcttcccccttttccagAGTGTCCTAAACAAGAAAGTGACATTGTATTCCTGATTGATGGTTCTAGTAGCATTCGAAGAGAGGAATTTCCAAGGATGAAGGAATTCGTCAGGACAATAATGGGTCAATTCAGAGGAACCAACACCCTGGTGAAGAAACCTTGGGGTGGATTGAAGGATAGTTGAGTTCTGTTACTAGAAACAAGTGGAATTGGAGGAGGTTTTAGGAGCAGAGAAGTTTTAAGATTGGGTAGGGAAGGGGTCAGCTAGATGGGGACAACTGGATTGTAAAAGTCAGATGTAAGGTCAAATAGAGCTTAATGTTTCTGAGTGATGGTTCTGAACAGGGGACATTTTCTTCAAAGTAATCCCaggctattttttcttttttttctccccagttCTCTCTGATGCAGTATTCTAATGACTTCCGGATCCATTTTACCTTCAATATTTTCAAGAATAATCCTGACCCAGGAATTTTGGTGAATCGGATTGAACAGCTGGGGGGGTTGACCTTTACTGCGACAGCCATTCAAAAAGTAGTGTAAGATCTTACCTCTTCCTGTAGACCCATTCAAGGACAGCCCTGTTGTGTTTCTTCTTCAAGTACCAAATCAATAgaatctttcccttttttggaattcttttttttaacccttacttttctatcttagtaacaactctaagatggaaggacaagcaagggctaggcaaacagggttaagtgacttgctcagggtcacacagctagaaagtatctgagaccacatttcaattcaggtcctcctgatttccAGGTTTGGCCTTatatccactctgccatctagATGCCTTCCCCTTTAGAATGCTAATGTCAAGACCTAAGACTTACTGATCTTGCATGTTGATCTTAAGAGTGAATCAAGAACTAATAGGAGATACAAATCATCTTCTTTGGCATTTCCCCAGTTCTCTCCCCAAATACTATGGAAACTATATTGGAAACCTGTCCATTTTGCTGACTTCAGGAAAAGCTAGAGTCTGGGACCTCTAGTGAACAGGATAGATTTACATACATATAGAATACAGGGATCTTTGGACTTTGGAATCTCAGGCAACTtcctctgctcttctctctttgCTATGAGCACTTGTTTCCTGACTCATCATTGGAACCAGCCAGATTTTAGGATTTCATTCAGCTTTCTGATATGTCCATCCCTGAACTGGTTTCATATTTACAAGGTTGATGTAATTTCCTCACCAAAGTCAACCAGTTCATACTTTAATGGAGAATGATCTccatgagattaaaaaaataaacaaaccccttaccttctgtcttagaattgatactgaatgCTGCTTGTAAGACAGATGAATGGTAAAAGCAAGGCAATTATAGATAAGCAACTTacatgtgtctgaggtcagatttgaacccatgacctccaatATTCAGGCTTGgaactctatccacctagctaccTAATATATGAGATCTTGAGACTAGAACCATAAACTAGGAGCCAGAAAGCCTGAGACTGACTTACTGGGaaaccctaggcaagttatttaacttcatttttcttctccataaaGTGAGGGTAGTTAATATTTGTCTTGCATTTCTTCTTGGTTGTtaagaggataaaataagataactgATATGAAAGCGTTCTGAAAGTCAAGATGTTCTATACAAATTTAGTGTTATCATTATTAGAATGttgccctttctctcttctctttccattcccAGAAGGTATCCCCTTTTTGTATCTCAGTTTATAATATACTATCTTGGGGCATCTCCGAGAATTACAGATTTAGaatgggaaaggaccttagaTATCTTTGAGTCGAATCCCCTGATATTACAAATGAGAAGAACAAAGGCAAGAATTTGGACAACGGTGTCATGGTCATACACCCAGTAAGCTTTACAGGTGACATtggaaaccaggtcttcctgacactgagTTCAGCCtgttatccactaagccacactGATTTCCACAAGTCGGGCATATCTCAGGATTATACTTAGAGGCTATTTTATTCCTCCAGtctgaatattaggaaaactcaggttcaaatcctacttcaaatACTTAATAATTGCATAAttctagggaagtcacttaaccagtttGGATCTCATTTTCAATTGTATAATtctaggcaattcatttaatttatttaacctTTACCACTCCATTTGCCCTACAAGAACTCAGGACCATGTTttgatctcattttctttgtctgtGAAATGAAATTGGAACTCAGCGATGTCTGAACTTCTTTCTGATCCCATGAACTAGCTTTGTCTTTATGTACATCACATGACTGAAATTTCCTCCTCAAGTCTGTCATGACTAAGTTTGGCAGGAATATGAGATGTTCTCCTTTTCACTTTCTGGGACAGGAAAGAAATCTTTCAGAGCTGGAATGGAGCTCGGAAGGATGCCGTCAAGATCCTCATTGTCATCACtgatgggaggaaggaaagcGATAGGCTGGAGTATGAAGACGTCATCCCTCTGGCAGAGAAAGCAGGAATTATCCGATATGCAATCGGAGTATGGGACAAGAAAAGCTTTTCTCTGGCTATTTTCTTTTGGGGAGGATGATCCTCATTATTGCTTCACCTCCCTTGCAACTTCTTTCAGATATAAATATGTCCTTTATATAGTTCTTTCTACATGAATAGCAAACTCTTTCTACTTCATAAGACCATTGAAATAGAGTTGTAAAGGACctaagaggccatctagtccaatctcctcattttacagatgaggaaactgagacccagatgcattaagtgacttgtccaaagtcatacaggtagcaatcatcagaggtaggatttgaacttggttccTTTGACAGCACATTTTGCTCTTTCCATTCTACCATGCTGCCTGTCTAGCTATTTTCTCTGGATAGAACTGGCAATTTTGTTTTCATCAGAGATTTCTAAAAGGTAAGAATCTGCTCCCACACTGACCCTGGTTCTGCTGCTGTCCCTGGTGATAGGTGGGAAATACCTTTACCACTCCATCTGCCCTACAAGAACTCAGGACCATCGCCTCCCAGCCATCACAGGAGCATGTGTTTCAGGTGAATAACTTTGCTGCTCTGAGGAACATCCAGAACCAATTGCAAGAGAAGATCTTTGCCATTGAAGGTAAAATGGAATTTCTAGTGCCCAAGTCCAGGTCCAGCACAGCCCACTTCCAGGGGTTAGTGCTCaggatagagcattgggtctttagtcaggaagacctaagttcaaatctgtcctcagacacacgAGTTGTGTCATagtaggcaagacacttaatttcagtttgcctcagtttcttcaactacaaaatggggacaataacaccTACCTGAAAAGGttagtgtgaggatcaaattacaTAGCACCATAtgtattagaaaaagaacaactgacacatagtaggcacattaataaatgcttgtttccctcATCCTATGCCCCCCCAAAGCAACCCATTTCTCAGGCCCTAACTCTTCGTATTTTACTTCCTGAAATTAGCTTTCCCCCACTTCTACCACAAtccctatgtattggttccaagtcttTTACTGTCCTCTCTAGGTTCCATTTTCTGACTCTAAGAACTCTCAACATACCAAAGGGCATACTAAGAACTTTCAACGTACATTCCCTGAAAATCTAAAGCAACTTTCTGAATTCACAAGTCTTGCCTCCTCACAGGTACCCAATCAGGAAAAAGTAGTGTTTTTGAGCATGAGATGTCTCAAGCGGGGTTCAGTGTTGTGCTTTCTCAGGTGAGTTCCTCCCCTTAGAAGACTGGGGACCCCGAGAGGGGAGAATAGACTGACAAGAGAGACTGAGTTGTGTTTAGGAAACTGTTTCTATTCTGAATAGGAAAAGTAGGTTCTTCCTTGACTTTTTCCTGATGAGGGATTGGGTTGTTGGGGAGCAAATACATTATCTTTGAAATGTAGAATAGGGATTCCCTCCACATTTCAAATTTGTTCACCCTCTCCCCGACCCAAGTCTCATCCATTTTCCTCCCAGGCAGGGCCAGTGCTTGGAGCTGTGGGGAGCTTTGGTTGGTCTGGAGGTTTCTTCCTATACCCCAAAGGTGGGGCCCCTGtgtttactaagacagaaaaagaggatgTTGACATGAGTGCTGCTTATCTGGGTAAGGATGGgctgaaagagagaagggaaaatgaaagggaaggccatcaaatctagaaaaagaaggaagaacagacGATATCAAGAATGAAGAAAGGGCAAATCCACTGGTCTTTTATCTCTTCAGGCTATTCCATGGAAATGGCTTTTCAGAATGGGGTTCAAAAGCTTGTCCTAGGGGCCCCTCGCTACCAACACATTGGAAAGGTCATCATCTTCACTCAGATTTCAAGTGGATGGAAACAAACAGCTGAGATCAAAGGGATACAGGTGAAGGTGAAAGGGTGAGGTGCAAGGATCCAGTTCAAACTGGCTggtgagagctgattgttaaattttcagggtaaTCATTCACATCTGATAAAGTAGCAATTGCTACACAGCAGGGCTTGATTTATGTTATTGTTGGTTGCctagactttaaaaaatgatggagaaaatgttaatgataaaACTTGAAAATGTGGTCAGTATTCCCCTCAAAAGCCAGTTGTTTAACATTTACCAAAGGGTCAGAAAAAGTAAGGGATTCTGAGAGAAAAGGTATTCTATGGAAAATGATGGAGACAGCTCTGGTGCTTCAGGAAACTTTAGGGTTACAGGGATGAAGATGCTTACACATGGAAGAAGTAGACTATGACTACTTTTTGTTGCCAGTACTTCTAGAAGTGCACTGGGGAGAGCAtcaggaaaacatatgatttcagCCTCTATCTACTTAGGTTGGTTCCTATTTTGGAGCAACACTCTGTCCTGTGGATGTGAACCAAGACCAAAACACTGACCTGATCTTCATTGGAGCCCCCCATTATTATGAAGAAAACCGAGGGGGTCAAGTACATGTCTGTAGCTTACCTACACAGGTAAGTAGCTGAATGGAGTGCAGGCATTTCTGAGCAGAGAAGAATGTCTGAGATTCATGACGGGAAATGTTACTTGGGTTTTGAAGCCAatggtcattttcatttttcagagagCTCAATGGCGCTGTGAGGCTACTGTCTGGGGACAGCAGGGACACCCCTTGGGCCGTTTTGGAGCAGCCCTGACTGTGCTGGGGGACATAAATGGTGATCAGTTAACAGATGTGGCTGTGGGGGcaccaggggaggaagaaaaccaTGGAGCTATCTATGTGTTTCATGGAGTAGCTGGATCCAGCATCAATCCCTCTTACAGCCAGGTGAGGCTTTATGTCCATAttgttttattgttcagtcatttttcattcatatctGAAGCTCTGGaaacctatttggggttttgctggcaaagatactggagtagtttgccatttccttctccaaatgcatgttacagatagggaaactgaggcaaacaggatgaattggcttgtccaggatcacatagctaataagtgcctgaggttaaatttgaactcagaaagaagatgaaataaaaatccttcctagatggatgggagatgataaCCACCCACCGAGGGACCTCTTCGGGACCAGTAAAGCACAAAAACCCTTGTCTCTAgaaacaaagttatttttttaataataggaGTAAAGGGGAAATGATAGGGAGGTTCCTAAAACTATAGATCTAATCTCCACCCACCCTCTTtaacctctcctttcttcttgagAATTCACTCAAGCTACTCTAAACTCTTTATCTctaactaagacccagaaaaccCCCCCAGCTATCTGACTTTAAACTAACCTAATTAATATGGATTATCAAAAGGATAAAGAGGAAGGACTCACAGATTTATTTGAGCCCTTATCTAAAGCCTGGGGTTGGTCCTAAGTGTACCCAGAGTCGCAGATGATCAAACCTGGGGGTTTACTGTCACCAAGTGGATTTCTCCCAGATGGATTTCAGGCAGatggtctctgtacttcaggggAAAAGCAATATACTCTAGGACAAATTCTCAAACCAAGGAAGCACTAATCTTTCCACTAGATTAAGATTTCCAAGGGAATATTGCCAGAGCACAGATCCTCCTTCCAGTTCAGCCAAAACAGGAGAGAGAGTTAAAACAGTCAAAACCCCAGAATCTTTCCCTCCAGGGCTTGAATCCAAAAtcccctcttttcctctcacagctaatccatgaaatttactctGTCCCTTACTTAATTCCTACAAAGAGTTGTCctcactccagacccagcactttatTCCCtggaccacttagctgcccctatctGCGTTTATCAATATTCCTAAGTGCTGCTTCCAGATAAATCTTTCTAAAGAAGAATTTCTGAAGTGATCATCACAAGTAGAAAATCCTCATTCCAGCAACAAAGGTCATTGATAATCTTCTGACTGTATTCAAAGCTGGCCCTCTATCTACTAAGTCATGCTGCCTctcaaagaataagaataagaatatacTTGATTATAGATGACCTTTTCTTGCTTTCTAATGATTTCATAGATACTTGACTTGGCTTCTCCAACTAGAATATAGGATCTTCATGGTGGGGATCGCTGTTTTCCACCATGTTTGTATTTCCCATAGTGTAAATAGCATAATATTTAGCAAATACTagttgaatgaatcaatgaatggaGAAtggtttttattaattattaattaaattcattaatttatttattatgtttatttattatttattaatgtatttattaattGAAGAATGAAGAAACCGACGAggtttctcttcatctttgtctCTCAAGTAACaaaaagtggatagagagctggtcttaGAGGCAGGAAAACCTGCACTTAGGTCTGGTCTCTGATATATAATGGCTTTGTAGCCTAGCTCTCAATGCTCTAGACAGCTCTCTAAGATGCTGCCCGCCTTGGtcaaaggagtttcctcacttcAGAATTTCCTTTATCAATAAAAATCTTAATCCGGTCCTTAACCTTATTCACTCTTTGCATTACTAATCCATTGATATACACTAGAGTAGAGATTTTGAAGTCAcagttcttatttttttctgtctaCCTCTCTCCTACATCCCTCACTTTTCTTATCTCcctattttgtcttttattctcTAAATTGCCTTCCCACGATCTCTGATTCTTTGTGCATTCTCTTCCTAGAGAATTGTAGGCTCCCAGCTTTCTCCCAGAATCCAATATTTTGGGCAGTCGCTGAGTGGGGGACAAGATCTCACCCAGGATGGGCTTGTAGATGTGGCTGTAGGAGCTCAGGGACAGGTACTCCTGCTCAGGTGAGAAAAACCTCACTCCCTCCTATCCTCTAATGCCAAACATTCTGCTTAAGAACACCACTAATTTGGCTCCCCAAACTTAGTTGACATATTCTCTGCCTTTGCTTTCTGTCCCACAGAACACGGCCTGTTCTCAAAGTTGGCATTTCCATGACTTTTATGCCCTTCGAATTGGCAAGGTCTGTGTTTGACTGTCAAGAACAGAAAGTCACCAATAAGGATGCAGGAAATGTCGAAATCTGTTTTACTGTCCAGAAAAGCACTCCAAACTATCTGGGTGAGTCTCTTAACTCCCTAAGACTGAGTTCCTCCATCCTTATACTCTAGTCATGTTTCATCTAGGAAACCTGCCTCATTTCCTAAATGAGATGTGGGAGTTCTAGGCTCCCTGTGTCCTCTCAGTCTTCCTGGATATCTCCATTATCTCTAGGGGAGGTAGAAAGTTCTCTGAATTATGACCTGGCCTTGGACCCTGGGCGTCTGACTCCTCGTGCCATCTTTGAGGAAACAAAGAAGCCAACACGGCATCACGTTAAAATTGTCATAGGGCTTACAAAGTTTTGTCAGAGCTTAAAGCTGTTGTTACCGGTAAGCCTGGGGTAGGTAGGCTGTCTGGTTTTTAAGAGGTAAATGTTGCCAGAAGTATTTTTGGAGGACTGACAATTGGTGGGGCTGGGGAGAGAATGTCTTGCAGATGATTTGAAAGCTTAGTGTCAAAAACTGGAGATCCTGAGGGTAAgaatatttgatttatctaggtctGTGTGGTGGATTCAGTGACTCCTATCCTTCTTCGCCTCAATTATACCCTGGAGGGAAAGCCTGTACTGACATCTGGGGGGCTCCGACCTGTACTGGCCATGGATTCTCAGAAAGTCTTCACTGCCTCAGTGAGTCTAGGGGGGGAAATTGCTACAGAGTGGTTGAGAGAAAGGATAAGAGTAAGCAAGATGCCCAAGTTCTAGGAAAGCAGTAAGACCTGGAGGGATTAGAATACTActattccctccccttccttttccccgtactacaaccccccccccttttttaacagTTACCCTTTGAGAAGAACTGTGGCAGAGATAGCATCTGTCAAGATGATCTCAGGATTATGTTCAGCTTCCTGAGGTAAAAAGCATGGCCACCCCTTTCCTCCATCTACCTTCAAGGCTGCTATATTCTAAGATCTAAGGACCATAAAATCATAGCACATTAGGGTTAGAACAGACTTTTAAGGTTGTCCAATCTGACTTCCAATTCAATAGAGGAATCCAACACACATTGCTCAGTATTTTGCGAGGCACTGAGCTATTTGTTgagaaacacaaagacaaaacctgagaggtagatgctcttattaacctcgttttacagataaagaaattgaaggaaacagaagttaagtgacttgcccagggtcacacagctaacaaatatTTGAGGATTCAAAGTTAGATGTTCCTCATTtcaatccagcactctatccattgtaccacctagctgcacaTAGTACAGAAAGGAGAGTAATATgagataaggctggaaaggtaggtttaAGTCACATCCTGAAAGGCCTTGAATGCTGGATTGGGGAGTTTGGATTTCATTTGGCAAATGCCAATAAAGCATTGAAAGTCTTGGAGAAATGCAATGATGCTCTCAGACATTGACATATGAGCAAATAAGCTTTCAGCTGTGTGAAGCAGCAAGACATGTCGATCttcttaaagagagaggggggggggggggaataaggaGACCAGTGAGTAGATTTTACATTGTTTGTGTGAGATATAATAAAGACCTGAGAGGTGAGAATAAATGTAGAAGACACAGTAGAGGTGCCATAGAAATTCCTGAGGCAGAATACATAGGACTTAGTGACTATGTTGGGTGCAAATGAGAAGATGAAGTCAAGGATAACCGAGGCTTCGAACCAGAGTGACTGAGAATATGGTGGTGGCAGTCATGGAAATAAGAAGAGGAGCAGGATGTGGAGTAAGATGAAGAATTTGATTTttggaatgacttttattttatttttaacccttactttccatcttggagtcaatactgtgtattggctccaaggcagaagagtggtaagggctaggcaatgggggtcaagtgacttgcccagggtcacacagctgggaagtgtctgaggtcagatttgaacctaagacctcccatctctaggcctggctctcaatccactgagctacccagctgcccccttcggAATGACTTTTAAAGCATGCCTAATAGATGGTAGTTGGACCTCTGAGTAGTGATAAAGGATGCaaaaaaaagcataaagaaaGGCACTCATAAATTCAGGAAATAGATTCTAATCCCAACTCTACCATTTACTGCTTAGAATCCTGAGCAAGGCAAACCATCTCACTGGGTCTCAgttagacagctaggtggcacaatggatagaacggCAGGTCTGgggtcagaaaaatctgagttcaaaactagcctcagatgcttactaactggacaagttgtttaacctctttctgcctcaatttcctttactataaaatgggaataataatagcacctacctttcagtattgttgtgagcatcaaataagaCTTTTGTAAAGCTTCTTCCCATAGTCCCTGACACATATTAAGTACTTTAATAAAAGCTTTCCCTTGAAGTTGAgtcctgtctttctttttgtgacctcatttagggatttcttggcaaagatattggagtggtttgccatttccttctccaaatcattttacagataaggaaattgagaccaacagttaaatgacttgcccaagatcacactacCAGTGTCTTaaaccatatttgaattcaggaagatgaatcttcctgactctgggtccaacATTCTGTTCaccagtcacctagctgcccttccttaccttgaagatgatctctaaggtcatttctagctttaaatcctaCAGTCCTAGGACCCCAAAAGATGGCTTTAATTGTTCGCAAATTCTTGTGCTGAGCAGAAATTTGCTACCCTGTGATTTTCAACAGTTGCTCAACAATGAGCACATCTATTGTCTCCTTTACATGACAACCATTGCTGTTTTTCAGACATTCTGTTGTCTCCCCTTAATTTTCTCTGAGTTAAATAGATCAACTTCATTCAACTGTTCCTTAAATGACATAATTTCTAGACCCAGCCCCATCCTGGTGACTCTCTGGATATACTAGTTTGTCAGTGTTCTTAAAAGGAGATGCTACAGTAAACATCACACCCCTTAAGGTCCTCTAATAATAAGTGGGGCTATTTAATATACTCCTTGATCTGGACACCATGCTTCTCTAAATACACTCTAAGAttacatgggtt
The window above is part of the Monodelphis domestica isolate mMonDom1 chromosome 7, mMonDom1.pri, whole genome shotgun sequence genome. Proteins encoded here:
- the LOC100016871 gene encoding integrin alpha-M, yielding MAIGSFILLTALTFCCGFNLDSEHPKIFQMDRDGFGHSVVQFKGSRVVVGAPLEKGSLNQTGRLYDCEYSTGRCQPVLLQIPSDAVNMSLGLTLRATTSPSQLVACGPTVHQLCGKSIFLNGFCFLLNSSLQAVQKVPAALQECPKQESDIVFLIDGSSSIRREEFPRMKEFVRTIMGQFRGTNTLFSLMQYSNDFRIHFTFNIFKNNPDPGILVNRIEQLGGLTFTATAIQKVVKEIFQSWNGARKDAVKILIVITDGRKESDRLEYEDVIPLAEKAGIIRYAIGVGNTFTTPSALQELRTIASQPSQEHVFQVNNFAALRNIQNQLQEKIFAIEGTQSGKSSVFEHEMSQAGFSVVLSQAGPVLGAVGSFGWSGGFFLYPKGGAPVFTKTEKEDVDMSAAYLGYSMEMAFQNGVQKLVLGAPRYQHIGKVIIFTQISSGWKQTAEIKGIQVGSYFGATLCPVDVNQDQNTDLIFIGAPHYYEENRGGQVHVCSLPTQRAQWRCEATVWGQQGHPLGRFGAALTVLGDINGDQLTDVAVGAPGEEENHGAIYVFHGVAGSSINPSYSQRIVGSQLSPRIQYFGQSLSGGQDLTQDGLVDVAVGAQGQVLLLRTRPVLKVGISMTFMPFELARSVFDCQEQKVTNKDAGNVEICFTVQKSTPNYLGEVESSLNYDLALDPGRLTPRAIFEETKKPTRHHVKIVIGLTKFCQSLKLLLPVCVVDSVTPILLRLNYTLEGKPVLTSGGLRPVLAMDSQKVFTASLPFEKNCGRDSICQDDLRIMFSFLSLKTLVVGSSLVMSVAVRVWNQGEDSYRSKVTFCYPVGLSYRRTSQIQNQSPQSLLPVTCESGIAEDKKLRSTLCGISHPIFRGGSELNFSITFDVSPMASFGDKLLFKANMTSENTTPKTSKAAFQLELPVKYAVYMVIISHEESTKYLNFSASEEKSSYVVEHKYQVNNLGQRNLPIQIDFWVPVKLNKIIIWDKPMFNSSQNFSCTREEKVPRNADFFAQLQKAPVLNCSIAVCLKISCDIPSFYIQEQLSFTIKGNLSLDWFRQTAYNNLLVTSVAKIFFNESRYALLPGQEMFVIAQTETKVERYQVHSPIPLIVGSSIGGLVLLALITAGLYKLGFFKRQYKEMMNNADDAGLDTAASSDDH